The following are encoded together in the Kribbella sp. CA-293567 genome:
- a CDS encoding NADPH-dependent FMN reductase encodes MTVHPLRLALLVRNAEPDRFSTVVAEWFAREVENRDDFKLDPIDLARTPLTELPHRIDEADAIVIVCPEYNHGYPGDLKTAIDAVRRPWYAKPVAFIVYGGRSGGLRAAEQLRQVFGELHAVTIRETLSFHQPTDPFTAAGAPADPTTPLAAAALLDQLAWWSRSLREARLLTPYPA; translated from the coding sequence GTGACTGTGCACCCGCTCCGCCTGGCCCTGCTCGTCCGGAACGCCGAGCCGGACCGCTTCAGCACCGTGGTGGCCGAGTGGTTCGCCCGCGAGGTCGAGAATCGCGACGACTTCAAGCTCGACCCGATCGACCTCGCCCGGACCCCGCTGACCGAGCTCCCGCACCGTATCGACGAGGCGGACGCGATCGTGATCGTCTGTCCCGAGTACAACCACGGCTACCCCGGCGACCTGAAGACCGCGATCGACGCGGTCCGCCGCCCTTGGTACGCCAAACCCGTCGCATTCATCGTGTACGGCGGGCGCTCCGGCGGCCTGCGAGCCGCCGAACAGCTCCGTCAGGTCTTCGGTGAACTCCACGCCGTCACGATCCGCGAGACGCTCAGCTTCCACCAGCCGACCGATCCCTTCACCGCGGCCGGCGCTCCCGCCGACCCCACGACCCCGCTGGCCGCCGCAGCCCTCCTCGACCAACTGGCCTGGTGGTCCCGCTCCCTCCGCGAAGCGCGCCTGCTCACCCCCTACCCAGCCTGA
- a CDS encoding LLM class flavin-dependent oxidoreductase, which translates to MTAEPIPLSVLDLSPVPTGTRPSQALHETLELARSTEAAGYHRFWLAEHHNISSVVSTSPEVMIAAVAAATTSIRVGSGGIMLPNHSPLKVAETFRVLGGLYPDRIDLGIGRAPGTDQRTALALRRSREALSADDFPEQYTELRAYAEGFPAGHPFAPISAQPDDIPLPPVWILGSSAYGGQAAAALGTGFAYAGHFGNLDPAGVIGAYRDQFRPSAEQAEPHAILALAAIVAETEERAEALSLANQLSMLRLRSGRPGPLPSPEEASAYPWSDGERAAVEEWAGLVAVGTPDQVVEELTARAHSAGADELIITTNIHNPAERRNSYDLLARAWGLKPR; encoded by the coding sequence GTGACTGCTGAGCCCATTCCCCTGTCCGTGCTCGACCTCTCCCCGGTGCCGACGGGAACGCGTCCGTCCCAGGCGCTGCACGAGACGCTCGAACTGGCGCGCAGTACCGAGGCAGCCGGCTACCACCGGTTCTGGCTGGCGGAGCACCACAACATCTCCAGCGTGGTCAGCACCAGCCCCGAGGTGATGATCGCGGCCGTCGCCGCCGCCACCACCTCGATCCGGGTCGGCTCCGGCGGCATCATGCTGCCGAACCACTCACCGCTCAAGGTCGCCGAGACCTTCCGCGTCCTCGGTGGGCTGTACCCCGACCGCATCGACCTGGGCATCGGCCGCGCCCCCGGCACCGACCAGCGCACCGCACTCGCGCTCCGCCGCAGCCGCGAGGCCCTCAGTGCCGACGACTTCCCCGAGCAGTACACCGAGCTCCGCGCGTACGCCGAAGGTTTCCCGGCCGGTCACCCCTTCGCCCCGATCTCCGCGCAGCCCGACGACATCCCGCTGCCGCCGGTGTGGATCCTCGGCTCCAGCGCGTACGGCGGTCAGGCGGCCGCAGCCCTCGGCACCGGCTTCGCCTATGCCGGCCATTTCGGCAACCTCGACCCGGCCGGCGTCATCGGCGCCTACCGCGACCAGTTCCGGCCCAGCGCCGAGCAGGCGGAGCCGCACGCCATCCTCGCCCTCGCCGCGATCGTCGCCGAGACCGAGGAACGCGCCGAGGCCCTCAGCCTCGCGAACCAGCTCTCCATGCTCCGCCTCCGCTCCGGCCGCCCCGGCCCGCTCCCGTCCCCCGAGGAAGCCTCGGCCTACCCGTGGTCCGACGGCGAACGCGCGGCGGTCGAAGAGTGGGCAGGCCTGGTCGCGGTCGGCACTCCCGACCAGGTCGTCGAGGAACTCACCGCCCGGGCCCACTCCGCCGGCGCGGACGAGCTGATCATCACCACGAACATCCACAACCCGGCCGAGCGCCGCAACTCCTACGACCTGCTCGCCCGGGCCTGGGGCCTGAAGCCCCGCTGA
- a CDS encoding Lrp/AsnC family transcriptional regulator — protein MPKDRRTPGPAPRPVPAALDEVDQELVRLLTIDGRMPNNALAEATGIAPSTCLTRVRSLRDRGVIRGFHADVDLAALGRPLQALVAIRIGAHSRDEIDRFRAAAPHLPGVLSLFHVSGANDYLMHVAAESPDALRDFVLDHLTADPAVIHAETSLIFEHVRGTHS, from the coding sequence ATGCCGAAGGATCGTCGGACGCCTGGACCGGCCCCGCGGCCGGTACCTGCCGCGCTCGACGAGGTCGATCAGGAGCTGGTCCGGCTGCTGACCATCGACGGCCGGATGCCGAACAACGCGCTCGCGGAGGCGACCGGGATCGCCCCGTCGACGTGTCTGACCCGCGTGCGCTCACTGCGCGATCGCGGGGTGATCCGCGGCTTCCACGCCGACGTGGATCTGGCCGCGCTGGGGCGTCCGCTGCAAGCCCTGGTGGCGATCCGGATCGGCGCGCACTCCCGCGACGAGATCGATCGCTTCCGGGCGGCGGCTCCGCACCTACCCGGCGTACTGTCCCTTTTCCACGTCAGCGGCGCCAACGACTACCTGATGCACGTGGCCGCCGAATCGCCCGACGCGCTCCGCGACTTCGTCCTGGATCACCTGACCGCGGACCCGGCCGTCATCCACGCCGAGACCAGCCTGATCTTCGAGCACGTCCGGGGAACCCACAGCTGA
- a CDS encoding trans-sulfuration enzyme family protein: MTQLDTRSVHAGRDDLTALGVHVPPIDLSTTYPLPGVASGGASYDALALGNGPDGGSLVYQRLWNPNVARLEEALAELEYCEGAVAFGSGMAALSAALLATVVAGRPHVVAVRPLYGGSDHLLSTGLLGTTVSWVTPTGIADAIRPDTGLVLVETPANPTVELVDIAAAVRHANGVPVLVDNTFATPVLQQPAQHGATLVLHSATKYLGGHGDVMGGVVAADAEWTARLRQVRALTGGLLHPLAAYELHRGLQTLPVRIRAQQASAEKVADWLSTHPAVDNVYYPGLPECDPLGLIGRQQAGPGAVLAFTTTGGYDAAARVAASLQLITHAVSLGGVDTLIQHPAGLTHRLVAEEAKPHANLLRLSIGLEASEDLTADLAQALG; encoded by the coding sequence ATGACCCAGCTGGACACCCGTTCCGTGCACGCCGGCCGCGACGACCTGACCGCGCTCGGCGTCCACGTCCCCCCGATCGACCTCTCCACGACCTACCCGCTGCCCGGCGTGGCGAGCGGGGGAGCGTCGTACGACGCCCTGGCGCTCGGCAACGGCCCGGACGGCGGCAGCCTCGTCTACCAGCGCCTGTGGAACCCCAACGTCGCCCGCCTGGAAGAGGCGCTCGCCGAGCTCGAGTACTGCGAGGGAGCAGTCGCCTTCGGCTCCGGCATGGCAGCCCTCTCGGCCGCACTGCTCGCCACCGTCGTCGCCGGCCGCCCGCACGTAGTGGCTGTCCGCCCGCTCTACGGCGGCTCCGACCACCTGTTATCCACAGGCCTTCTGGGGACGACGGTCAGCTGGGTGACCCCCACGGGTATCGCCGACGCCATCCGCCCCGACACGGGACTGGTCCTGGTGGAGACGCCCGCCAACCCGACCGTGGAGCTTGTGGATATCGCCGCAGCCGTTCGCCATGCCAACGGCGTACCGGTACTTGTGGACAACACCTTCGCGACACCAGTGCTGCAGCAGCCCGCACAGCATGGCGCCACTCTCGTCCTGCACTCGGCAACCAAGTACCTGGGCGGGCACGGCGACGTCATGGGCGGAGTGGTCGCGGCGGATGCCGAGTGGACCGCTCGGCTGCGGCAGGTCCGTGCGCTCACCGGAGGACTGCTGCACCCGCTGGCGGCGTACGAGTTGCACAGGGGGTTGCAGACACTGCCGGTACGGATCCGTGCGCAGCAGGCGTCGGCGGAGAAGGTGGCCGACTGGCTGAGCACACACCCGGCTGTGGATAACGTCTACTACCCGGGTCTGCCCGAGTGCGACCCGCTAGGCCTGATCGGACGGCAGCAGGCCGGACCGGGCGCCGTCCTCGCCTTCACCACCACCGGCGGGTACGACGCTGCCGCACGGGTGGCAGCGTCGCTGCAGCTCATCACGCACGCTGTCTCGCTGGGCGGAGTCGACACTCTCATCCAGCACCCGGCAGGTCTCACCCACCGGCTGGTTGCCGAAGAGGCCAAGCCCCACGCCAACCTCCTCCGCCTCAGCATCGGCCTGGAGGCCTCGGAAGACCTCACCGCCGACCTCGCCCAGGCCCTGGGCTAG
- a CDS encoding ClpP family protease, producing the protein MSETTAPNALDNHIYQRLLWQRIIVLGDEIRDENANALCAQLILLNAEDPTADISLYINSPGGSVSAGLAIYDTMNFISNDVATYAMGLVASMGQVLLACGAEGKRYSLPHARIMMHQPSGGMGGTATDIKIQAEQSVLAKKDLVRLLSERTGQPVERIDADSDRDRWFTPEQALDYGIIDKVLRQPVPVLG; encoded by the coding sequence ATGAGCGAGACCACCGCACCGAATGCCCTCGACAACCACATCTACCAGCGCCTGCTCTGGCAGCGCATCATCGTGCTCGGCGACGAGATCAGGGACGAGAACGCCAACGCGCTGTGCGCTCAGCTGATCCTGCTGAACGCCGAGGACCCGACGGCGGACATCTCGCTGTACATCAACTCGCCCGGGGGTTCGGTCTCGGCCGGGCTGGCGATCTACGACACGATGAACTTCATCAGCAACGACGTCGCGACGTACGCGATGGGGCTGGTCGCCTCGATGGGACAGGTGCTGCTGGCCTGTGGGGCGGAGGGCAAGCGGTACTCGCTGCCGCACGCCCGGATCATGATGCACCAGCCGAGCGGCGGGATGGGCGGGACGGCGACCGACATCAAGATCCAGGCGGAGCAGTCGGTACTGGCGAAGAAGGATCTGGTCCGGCTGCTGAGTGAGCGGACCGGGCAGCCGGTCGAGCGGATCGATGCCGACTCCGACCGCGACCGCTGGTTCACGCCGGAGCAGGCACTCGATTACGGAATCATCGACAAGGTACTGCGGCAGCCGGTGCCGGTGCTCGGCTGA
- a CDS encoding helix-turn-helix domain-containing protein, producing MLLRQVIGNVFRRLRRERGITLRELAEQAQVSVPYLSEIERGRKEPSSEILAAICRALELELSDLLTEVQFDLATAVRATLPLRLQTTSIRVTESAPQQVASTPTAYSASAQAFALVA from the coding sequence GTGTTGCTACGCCAGGTGATCGGAAACGTCTTCCGTCGGCTCAGGCGCGAGCGGGGGATCACCCTGCGCGAGCTAGCCGAGCAGGCCCAGGTCTCGGTGCCGTACCTGTCCGAGATCGAGCGCGGCCGCAAGGAGCCCTCCTCGGAGATCCTGGCCGCGATCTGCCGCGCGCTGGAGCTGGAGCTCAGCGACCTGCTGACCGAGGTCCAGTTCGACCTGGCCACCGCGGTCCGGGCCACGCTGCCGCTGCGCCTGCAGACCACCTCGATCCGCGTGACAGAGTCCGCTCCGCAGCAAGTGGCCTCCACCCCGACTGCCTACTCCGCCTCGGCCCAAGCGTTCGCCCTGGTCGCCTAG
- a CDS encoding pyridoxal-phosphate dependent enzyme codes for MLWHSNPAAKAWRTTAAPAEVLAFHQALDGYRPTPLIAVPVLAAELGVGRVLVKDESQRLGLPAFKALGAWWAIHRALQDHPKTTELVTATDGNHGRAVARMAATLGLRAHVFVPAVISERAVGAIRSEGAAVTTIQGSYDAAVVAAAAAAATGDNLLIQDSAWPGYEAIPQYIVDGYSTLFREIDTEPDLVVLPMGVGSIAQAAVTHYRSGVAAPRLLGVEPTSAACVTASLQAGKPITVSTGRTVMAGLNCGTPSSLAWPVLRAGLDAAVTVEDSEALQAVEDLGAVGISSGASGAATLAGLRAARDRLPLTSSSTVILISTEAAS; via the coding sequence GTGCTCTGGCACAGCAACCCGGCTGCGAAAGCCTGGCGTACTACGGCCGCGCCCGCTGAGGTGCTTGCCTTCCACCAGGCGCTCGACGGCTACCGGCCGACCCCGCTGATCGCAGTACCCGTGCTGGCGGCCGAGTTGGGTGTCGGGAGGGTGCTGGTCAAAGACGAGTCCCAGCGGCTCGGCCTGCCCGCGTTCAAGGCGCTGGGAGCTTGGTGGGCCATCCACAGGGCTCTGCAAGACCACCCGAAGACCACGGAACTGGTCACGGCGACCGATGGCAACCACGGCCGCGCAGTAGCCCGGATGGCCGCCACACTCGGTCTCAGGGCGCACGTCTTCGTTCCTGCTGTCATCAGCGAACGCGCGGTCGGAGCGATCCGCTCGGAAGGTGCTGCAGTTACCACCATCCAAGGCTCGTACGACGCTGCAGTGGTTGCTGCTGCTGCCGCCGCGGCGACCGGCGACAACCTACTGATCCAGGACTCGGCCTGGCCGGGCTACGAGGCTATCCCGCAGTACATCGTCGACGGCTACTCCACTCTCTTCCGCGAGATCGACACTGAGCCCGACCTGGTCGTACTGCCGATGGGTGTCGGCTCCATCGCGCAGGCAGCCGTCACTCACTACCGCAGCGGAGTTGCAGCACCGAGGCTGCTGGGTGTGGAGCCGACAAGCGCCGCCTGCGTCACTGCGAGCCTCCAGGCCGGTAAACCCATCACTGTGTCGACAGGCCGGACAGTGATGGCCGGTCTGAACTGCGGCACGCCCTCAAGTCTCGCCTGGCCCGTACTACGCGCTGGGCTCGATGCTGCAGTCACAGTCGAGGACAGCGAGGCGTTGCAAGCCGTCGAAGACCTCGGAGCAGTCGGCATCTCATCCGGTGCTAGCGGAGCCGCCACCTTGGCCGGACTCCGAGCGGCGCGGGACAGGTTGCCGTTGACCAGCAGCAGCACGGTCATCCTGATCAGCACGGAAGCCGCTTCGTGA
- a CDS encoding GNAT family N-acetyltransferase, protein MIDYRVRFAVDDTVLSTLHAIAFGSVVELQPWSARLERHALTWVGAFSNDQLVGFVQVCWDGGAHAFVLDTAVHPDHGRQGIGRRLVLAAADEAKAAGCEWLHVDYEPHLADFYVRACGFTPTEAALLKLR, encoded by the coding sequence GTGATCGACTACCGCGTTCGCTTCGCCGTCGACGACACCGTGCTGTCCACCTTGCACGCGATCGCCTTCGGGTCAGTGGTCGAGCTGCAGCCGTGGTCGGCGCGATTGGAGCGGCATGCGCTCACATGGGTAGGTGCTTTTAGCAACGATCAGCTCGTGGGTTTCGTCCAGGTCTGCTGGGACGGTGGCGCACATGCCTTCGTGCTCGACACAGCCGTGCATCCGGACCACGGCCGCCAGGGCATCGGTCGCCGGTTGGTGCTCGCCGCCGCCGACGAGGCGAAGGCAGCCGGCTGCGAGTGGCTGCATGTGGACTACGAGCCGCACCTGGCCGACTTCTACGTGCGGGCCTGCGGGTTCACGCCCACCGAGGCGGCCCTGCTCAAGCTCCGCTGA
- a CDS encoding DUF4865 family protein, producing MYAMQYELNLPADYDLGIIRRRVQLNGPRTDDFDGLGLKAYLVQDRANGAVTNQYAPFYLWNDTAGMSRFLWGGAFFSGICQSFGRPVVRHWTGAEAVAGPEIDQPAAGATKSVRLLPPDVDPTGPVGEALEELRRTATLPGVHSSAVAVDPTRWELVHFTLWSGEPGLVPGTRYQVLHLSTGRTKALFR from the coding sequence ATGTATGCGATGCAGTACGAGCTGAATCTGCCGGCCGACTACGACCTGGGCATCATCCGGCGACGGGTGCAGCTGAACGGGCCGCGGACCGATGACTTCGACGGGCTCGGGCTGAAGGCGTACCTCGTCCAGGACCGGGCGAACGGAGCGGTGACGAATCAGTACGCGCCGTTCTACCTGTGGAACGACACCGCTGGAATGAGCCGGTTCCTGTGGGGCGGGGCGTTCTTCAGCGGGATCTGCCAGTCGTTCGGGCGGCCGGTGGTGCGGCACTGGACGGGCGCCGAGGCGGTGGCCGGGCCGGAGATCGATCAACCGGCTGCCGGTGCGACCAAGAGCGTACGGTTGCTGCCACCTGACGTAGATCCGACTGGGCCGGTCGGTGAAGCGCTGGAGGAGTTGCGGCGGACTGCGACACTGCCTGGTGTCCACAGCTCAGCGGTGGCGGTGGATCCGACGCGGTGGGAGCTGGTGCACTTCACCTTGTGGAGCGGCGAACCGGGCCTCGTGCCAGGCACGCGGTACCAGGTGCTGCACTTGTCCACAGGCAGAACAAAAGCTCTGTTCCGGTAG
- a CDS encoding MFS transporter, producing MSLRIVGYEALRDFIPLYPVYGLLFTDHGLSAAQISTLFIIWSTTAFVLEVPSGALADVFSRRKLLVLGALVSGLGYASWIAVPSYAGFALGFVLWGISSALVSGTFEAFVYDELAARSAVERYAGLIGRAKSAALVMNLAATALASPLYELGGYPLLGAVSVGSCLAQAAVALSLPEAPRVATADETEEVEAEAGSSPIGRYAAMLRSGLTEVATTRVVRRAVGLVALLGGFLAFDEYFPLLARDIGASTTLVPLLIAGTVAAQAIGGALAGPAYRMRGWLLAVGLAGSAGVLAWGALSGTAEGFVPIAVGYGVLQLVIIVAEARLQDSISGPARATVTSVSGLFAEVFAVLVYAGFALGSLWLTLPALVAGLTIPLFLTALITPASLPPPAPPAPPEQPSAELASQGEKGGE from the coding sequence TTGTCCCTGCGCATCGTCGGTTACGAGGCGTTGCGGGACTTCATCCCGTTGTACCCCGTGTACGGCCTGCTCTTCACCGACCACGGGCTCTCGGCAGCGCAGATCTCGACGCTGTTCATCATCTGGTCGACGACCGCCTTCGTTCTCGAGGTGCCCTCCGGCGCTTTGGCGGACGTCTTCTCCCGGCGCAAACTGCTGGTCCTCGGTGCCCTGGTCAGTGGCCTGGGCTATGCCAGCTGGATCGCCGTTCCCTCGTACGCCGGGTTCGCGCTCGGCTTCGTGCTCTGGGGGATCAGCTCCGCGCTGGTCTCCGGCACGTTCGAAGCCTTCGTGTACGACGAACTCGCCGCGCGATCCGCCGTCGAGCGGTACGCCGGCCTGATCGGCCGGGCCAAGTCAGCGGCCTTGGTCATGAACCTGGCGGCCACTGCCTTGGCATCACCGCTGTACGAGCTCGGCGGCTACCCGTTGCTGGGTGCCGTCAGCGTGGGCAGCTGTCTGGCCCAGGCAGCAGTTGCCCTGTCCCTGCCGGAGGCGCCGCGAGTCGCCACGGCCGACGAAACAGAGGAGGTGGAAGCAGAAGCCGGAAGCAGTCCGATCGGCCGGTATGCCGCCATGCTGCGGTCAGGGTTGACCGAGGTGGCGACCACCAGGGTCGTCCGCAGAGCCGTCGGGTTGGTGGCCCTGCTCGGTGGCTTCCTGGCTTTCGATGAGTATTTCCCTTTGCTGGCAAGAGATATCGGCGCCTCGACGACGCTCGTGCCGTTGCTGATCGCCGGGACGGTGGCCGCTCAGGCGATCGGTGGAGCGCTCGCGGGCCCGGCGTACCGGATGCGGGGTTGGCTGCTCGCGGTCGGACTGGCGGGGTCGGCAGGGGTGCTGGCGTGGGGTGCGCTGAGCGGTACGGCTGAAGGTTTCGTGCCGATCGCTGTCGGCTACGGCGTGCTGCAACTCGTCATCATCGTGGCCGAGGCGCGGTTGCAGGACTCCATCAGTGGTCCGGCGCGCGCGACGGTGACGTCGGTGTCGGGGTTGTTCGCCGAGGTGTTCGCGGTGCTGGTCTATGCGGGTTTCGCCTTGGGTTCGCTGTGGCTGACGCTGCCCGCGCTGGTGGCGGGCCTGACGATTCCGCTGTTCCTGACCGCGCTGATCACGCCGGCGTCGCTTCCGCCGCCGGCACCGCCGGCACCGCCCGAGCAGCCATCAGCGGAGCTGGCTTCACAAGGTGAGAAAGGTGGTGAGTGA
- a CDS encoding TetR/AcrR family transcriptional regulator — translation MVNAGKPGRPRAGEERLSRQAILEAALRIVDDEGIEAMTMRRLAATLGVNPMSIYHHLPNKAAVFAGLAELVFAQLESSPPDDSVSWQDELKSAATAYRDALRAHPNLALQVLSDTSAVSDVVVVTVEPFYRALDRAGASPRQIFEAVNTIIDFIHGFSLGEASVGTDTFDLAPDLLSRISSLPAGKAPTLVRVVTELGAEGLKYDFGSGFATGISLLVDGIEARFSL, via the coding sequence ATGGTTAATGCTGGCAAGCCGGGTCGGCCCCGGGCCGGGGAAGAGCGGCTGAGCCGGCAGGCGATTCTCGAGGCCGCGCTGCGGATCGTCGATGACGAGGGCATCGAGGCGATGACGATGCGGCGGCTCGCCGCGACGCTCGGGGTGAACCCGATGTCGATCTACCACCATCTGCCGAACAAGGCCGCCGTCTTCGCCGGACTCGCCGAACTCGTCTTCGCGCAACTGGAGTCGTCGCCACCGGACGACAGCGTCTCCTGGCAGGACGAGCTCAAAAGCGCCGCGACGGCGTACCGGGACGCGCTGCGGGCTCACCCGAATCTGGCACTGCAGGTGCTGTCGGACACCTCGGCGGTCTCCGATGTCGTCGTCGTGACCGTCGAGCCGTTCTACCGCGCACTCGACCGGGCGGGCGCGTCGCCGCGGCAGATCTTCGAGGCGGTGAACACGATCATCGACTTCATCCACGGCTTCAGCCTCGGTGAGGCGTCGGTGGGCACGGACACCTTCGACCTGGCCCCCGACCTGCTCTCGCGGATCAGCAGCCTGCCTGCCGGCAAGGCGCCAACGCTGGTGCGGGTGGTGACCGAGTTGGGCGCCGAAGGTCTCAAGTACGACTTCGGCAGCGGCTTCGCCACCGGGATCTCGCTGCTGGTCGACGGTATCGAGGCACGCTTCAGCCTGTAG
- a CDS encoding SDR family oxidoreductase has product MTDTTKPVASDGAPVPSAGDNPTRPLAGKVALVAGGTRAAGRGIAVQLGAAGATVYVTGRSTRAQRSEMDRPETIEETAELVDAAGGHGIAVRVDHTDPEQVRALVEKIETEQGALHILVNDIWGQTGEPSWDKTVWESPLDDGLKLLRLGVETHAITSHFALPLLIKSPGGLVIEMTDGTNEYNAINYRVSFFYDVAKGAVSRMAFALAHELEPYDATAILLTPGWLRSEAMLEGFGVTEENWRDATEKIPHFAISESPSYVGRAVAALAADPDVSRYHGKSLSSGELAQVYNFTDLDGSQPDAWRYIVEVESQGKPANTTGYR; this is encoded by the coding sequence ATGACCGACACGACGAAACCGGTGGCAAGCGACGGGGCACCGGTGCCTTCGGCAGGCGACAACCCGACCAGGCCGTTGGCGGGCAAGGTCGCGCTGGTCGCCGGCGGAACGCGGGCGGCCGGCCGGGGGATCGCGGTGCAGCTGGGTGCGGCCGGCGCGACCGTCTACGTGACCGGGCGGTCCACCCGAGCGCAGCGCTCGGAGATGGATCGGCCGGAGACCATTGAGGAGACCGCCGAGCTGGTCGATGCGGCGGGCGGCCACGGCATCGCCGTACGGGTCGATCACACCGACCCCGAGCAAGTCCGGGCGCTGGTCGAGAAGATCGAGACCGAGCAAGGCGCGCTGCACATCCTGGTCAACGACATCTGGGGCCAGACCGGCGAACCCAGCTGGGACAAGACCGTCTGGGAATCACCCCTCGACGACGGCCTCAAGCTCCTGCGGCTCGGCGTCGAGACCCACGCCATCACCAGCCACTTCGCGCTGCCGCTGCTGATCAAGTCACCCGGCGGCCTGGTGATCGAGATGACGGACGGCACCAACGAGTACAACGCGATCAACTACCGCGTCTCGTTCTTCTACGACGTCGCCAAGGGCGCGGTCAGCCGGATGGCCTTCGCCCTCGCCCACGAACTCGAGCCGTACGACGCCACCGCGATCCTGCTCACCCCCGGCTGGCTCCGCTCGGAGGCGATGCTCGAGGGCTTCGGCGTCACCGAGGAGAACTGGCGCGACGCCACCGAGAAGATCCCGCACTTCGCCATCTCCGAAAGCCCGTCGTACGTCGGCCGCGCGGTAGCCGCCCTGGCCGCCGACCCCGACGTCTCCCGCTACCACGGCAAGTCCCTCTCAAGCGGCGAACTGGCCCAGGTCTACAACTTCACCGACCTCGACGGCAGCCAACCGGACGCCTGGCGCTACATCGTCGAGGTGGAATCCCAGGGCAAACCAGCCAACACCACCGGCTACCGCTGA
- a CDS encoding Abi family protein yields the protein MDLYTKPHLTFADQVKLLESRGLLIRDPGAAADLLSVVGYYRLSGYWYPYRRSIQGQDGRDDQFVAGTTFDQVVHLYDTDRRLKLMVLAAIERVEVALRVKIGFTLGRRGAYAHLNGAALDGQFVRARPGRLSIHQEWLQKILTAQTRSSEDFVVHFRRKYDGKLPVWVLTEIMDFGSMSYLYGGLKSVDRDEIARSLRVVAANGAGNGPALVNWLRVLNYVRNVCAHHSRLWNRNLVSQIAPRHLRAISPLAHLGDPSGDSHFRIYSTLCILAFLLRRFGDESQWAASVRNLLQTDIPRCGRQLHELGIPAGWIDSPQWSS from the coding sequence ATGGACCTCTACACCAAGCCGCACCTCACCTTCGCCGACCAGGTCAAACTCCTGGAGAGCCGCGGCTTGCTCATCAGGGACCCGGGCGCGGCTGCTGACCTGCTGAGCGTCGTCGGCTACTACCGGCTGAGCGGATACTGGTACCCGTACCGCCGATCGATCCAAGGACAGGACGGGCGAGATGATCAGTTCGTCGCCGGGACGACCTTTGACCAGGTTGTTCACCTCTACGACACGGACCGCCGACTGAAGCTGATGGTGCTGGCCGCGATCGAGCGGGTCGAGGTCGCCCTCCGGGTCAAGATCGGCTTCACGCTTGGGCGACGCGGGGCTTATGCCCACCTGAACGGCGCCGCGCTGGACGGCCAGTTCGTTCGCGCCCGGCCCGGGCGCCTCAGCATCCACCAGGAGTGGCTGCAGAAGATTCTCACCGCTCAGACTCGCTCGTCCGAAGACTTCGTCGTCCATTTCAGGCGCAAGTACGACGGCAAGCTGCCGGTGTGGGTGCTCACCGAGATCATGGACTTCGGCTCGATGAGCTACCTCTACGGCGGCCTGAAGTCCGTCGATCGAGATGAGATCGCGCGAAGCCTGCGCGTCGTCGCTGCGAACGGGGCCGGCAACGGGCCTGCCCTGGTGAACTGGCTGAGGGTGCTGAACTACGTTCGCAACGTCTGCGCCCATCACTCGAGGCTGTGGAACAGGAACCTGGTCAGCCAGATCGCTCCGCGCCATCTCCGGGCGATCTCGCCGCTTGCCCACCTCGGTGACCCGAGCGGCGACAGCCATTTCCGGATCTATTCGACACTCTGCATTCTGGCCTTTCTGCTGCGGCGCTTCGGCGACGAGTCCCAGTGGGCAGCTTCGGTCCGGAATCTTCTGCAAACCGACATCCCTCGCTGCGGGCGACAACTCCACGAACTCGGGATTCCGGCAGGCTGGATCGACTCTCCCCAGTGGAGTAGCTGA